Within the Nitrospira sp. genome, the region CACGACATGCTGGACTATTTTTCCAAGGAGCCGGTCCATCGCAAATACCACCAGAACCAGATCACATTCGGCCTGGTCTACGCGTTCCACGAAAATTTCGTGCTTGTGCTGTCACACGACGAGGTGGTGCACGGAAAGAAGTCGTTGATCGACAAGATGCCCGGCGACAGTTGGCAGCGCTTTGCCAACCTGCGCGCGTTGTTCGGATACATGTATGGGCACCCCGGGAAGAAGATGCTCTTCATGGGCGGGGAGTTCGGACAATGGTGGGAATGGAATCACGATGCGAGTCTCCAGTGGGATCTGTGTCAGTATGAGCCGCATCTGGGCATGCAACGTTACGTGCACGATCTGAATTGGCTGTACCGGGAAGATCCGGCCCTTCATGAAGTGGACTTCGATTGGACCGGATTCCAATGGATCGACTTCAACGACGGCGAAAACTCCGTGATTGCCTTCATCCGCAAGGCCCGTGATCAGAACAACATCATCGTCTGCGTGTGCAATTTTACCCCGGTGCCGAGAGTCGGCTATCGCATTGGCGTCCCGTTCTTCGGGTGGTACCGCGAGGTGTTGAACAGTGATTCGGCGACCTATGGCGGAAGCAATCTGGGCAACGGCGGGGGCGTCATGGCGGAGTCCGTGGCCTGCCACGGATTTTCCAACTCCCTCTCGCTGACGCTGCCGCCTCTCTCGGTCGTGTACTTCAAGCTGAGTTAGCGTCGTTGTTGGCGGTGCCCACGCGGCTCGGGACCGGGAGGGTCCGATCCGATGGCGTAACGGAAGGATGCCAGCGTAACCCCAGGTCCAAAATGCGCTGCAGGAGCGTCTTGTAGGAGAGACCGGCCGCCTCGGCTGAGTCGGCGAAATCCTCCCCCTTGGCGATCTGAGGGTTCGGATTTGCTTCCAGCACGTACACGAGCCCCGATGCCGCGAGCCGCAAGTCGATCCGAGCGTAGCCGCTGAGCCCCAGACAGCGGTACACCCGCTTGGCCAACTGCTGAATCGAGACGCGCTGTTCGTTCGTCAGGTCGGCCACGTCCGACGACACGTCATATTTCTTCTGATAGCGGTCGCACCACTTGACCCGGGCGGTGGCGACACGTCGAGCGTCGTCCGGCAATTGGCTCAAGTCGAGTTCCCAGACAGGAAACACTCGGAGCCGTTGGTTCCCCAGTACCCCAACATAGAGTTCCCTGCCTTCGATAAAACGTTCGACCAAGGCGCCGGTGCCGACGTTTTGATGC harbors:
- the ddlA gene encoding D-alanine--D-alanine ligase, translated to MKPLRILALMHEDLVPPDMVTGIDTSKAEWRTEYDVVTTLRTVGHDVRALGVRDDLGVIRTAVDEWKPHIAFNLLEEFSGTAVYDQNVVSYLELLKVPYTGCNPRGLMLARDKGVAHKILYYHHIPIPEFITVPLGRSVKRPKDFPFPLIVKSVSEEASLGISQASIVEDDDKLQERIRFVHQNVGTGALVERFIEGRELYVGVLGNQRLRVFPVWELDLSQLPDDARRVATARVKWCDRYQKKYDVSSDVADLTNEQRVSIQQLAKRVYRCLGLSGYARIDLRLAASGLVYVLEANPNPQIAKGEDFADSAEAAGLSYKTLLQRILDLGLRWHPSVTPSDRTLPVPSRVGTANNDANSA